The Pongo abelii isolate AG06213 chromosome 21, NHGRI_mPonAbe1-v2.0_pri, whole genome shotgun sequence genome has a window encoding:
- the LOC100458517 gene encoding signal-regulatory protein beta-1 isoform X2, whose product MPIPTSWTHLPCPFLLMTLLLGGLTGVAGEEELQMIQPDKSISVAAGESATLHCTVTSLNPVGPIQWFRGAGPGRELIYHQKEGHFPRVITVSEITKRNNMDFSIRISNITPEDAGTYYCVKFRKGSPDNVELKSGAGTELSVHGLALPPTAPLLIALPLGSKLLLVVGVSAVYIYWKQKA is encoded by the exons ATGCCCATCCCAACCTCCTGGACCCACCTTCCTTGTCCTTTCCTGCTGATGACACTACTGCTGGGGGGACTCACAG GGGTGGCTGGTGAGGAAGAGCTGCAAATGATTCAGCCTGACAAGTCCATATCAGTTGCAGCTGGAGAGTCGGCCACTCTGCACTGCACTGTGACCTCCCTGAACCCTGTGGGGCCCATCCAGTGGTTCAGAGGAGCTGGACCAGGCCGGGAATTAATCTACCATCAAAAAGAAGGCCACTTCCCACGGGTAATAACAGTTTCAGAAATCACAAAGAGAAACAACATGGACTTTTCCATCCGCATCAGTAATATCACCCCAGAAGATGCCGGCACTTACTACTGTGTGAAATTCCGGAAAGGGAGCCCTGACAACGTGGAGTTGAAGTCTGGAGCAGGCACTGAGCTGTCTGTGCATG GCCTAGCACTGCCTCCTACTGCTCCACTCCTCATAGCTCTCCCCCTGGGCTCCAAGCTGCTACTGGTGGTTGGTGTCTCTGCCGTTTACATCTACTGGAAACAGAAAGCCTGA